In a genomic window of Bemisia tabaci chromosome 1, PGI_BMITA_v3:
- the zld gene encoding uncharacterized protein zld produces MAQTSQPPSQQHPHQCNPCNLVFDSLKSLEVHHTYNHSKNSSEYPFNRSPAYPGYVLGPGADFPVIPPASSPHSPQPNQPHQNQSYRYHPYNNYPPESPRNNVSSSSPGVNNQPRARGFMCDRCNFIADSQQRLLEHLSVAHAKSPTSNFPFNDCFPPPAAKPPGSGEEILDLDSQKVHVYNPALGEPNEENGINGRNHSVNAMVSSWVNNSHPEKKYYQMSHHNGNLPSPDFPSVSSTTISPPTSESMQQMQSLNSYQPYEQNQQLPSQISSSQTVPNLPTPVPNGKSGKSSGGSWKSNEARRPKTYNCSACNKWFTSSGHLKRHYNTTLHKNAVKQSNQPDPAVLPISVHHHPQKDPTFAAGLQGSAPSPPPPSSRSANEEGGSTPAPLHSTKTECESPIPINNANNSRNVTSPTNYNNYPNFLSNSPNLMAGPSEHQSGGLLLSHPHLPQINSHLSPMSPHLPPSINSHLPPINSHLSSISPHQYPPHPPQYHPTSNIHLIQSTSPAAAMPTPQFMALAPSQGIPPSGSPGGMAMNYPNLQPPHVSSTQAITTNSNFGNSNSEGVQPYQSGEHPNDAYYPAHGFGHFQNVAFNQIVEPDYYNSSQGIEDVGGQVRPLSAESKAQSPHNESYSMETFTKIGNSPTSNGVGADSRSDSGLETSPSPLDPLDIKKEYAYLSNYEESKPDVKKEYAYLSNYEESKLDIKKEYAYPSNYEESKPEIITGDFDVNRVKKENNIGFLINTEPPQFSDDVADSSQRKVKPKPPVKKRNTSSKDFDEKNQVSSSLDSFPRAGADSPKVENKVIHRCDECDKIFNRSCYLTQHNKSFHSGVEKPYKCYRCGKRFVAESLHREHFSKHGGDKPFKCDMCPKQFNHKTDLRRHMCLHSGEKPFSCDVCGKGFIRKDHMLKHTETHRRKYKEPPVFSSTPPKILS; encoded by the coding sequence ATGGCTCAGACCAGCCAGCCGCCATCCCAGCAGCACCCGCACCAATGCAACCCTTGCAATTTAGTTTTCGACAGTTTGAAGTCCCTCGAAGTGCACCACACGTACAATCACTCGAAAAATTCCTCCGAGTACCCTTTCAATCGTTCGCCGGCTTATCCGGGCTATGTCCTGGGTCCCGGCGCTGACTTTCCGGTGATCCCCCCCGCGAGTTCGCCGCACAGTCCGCAACCGAACCAGCCTCATCAAAACCAGTCGTATCGTTATCACCCTTACAATAACTATCCGCCCGAGTCGCCTCGGAATAATGTTTCCTCGTCTAGTCCCggtgtcaataatcagccccgcGCGCGGGGGTTCATGTGCGACCGGTGCAATTTCATCGCCGATTCGCAGCAGCGGCTCCTGGAGCACTTGTCGGTGGCGCACGCCAAGTCGCCGACCTCCAACTTCCCGTTCAACGACTGCTTCCCTCCGCCGGCCGCCAAACCACCCGGCTCCGGCGAGGAGATCCTCGACCTGGACTCGCAGAAAGTGCACGTCTACAACCCGGCCTTGGGAGAGCCCAACGAGGAGAATGGCATCAACGGCCGAAACCACTCGGTCAACGCGATGGTGTCCTCCTGGGTCAACAACTCCCACCCGGAGAAGAAGTACTACCAAATGAGCCACCACAACGGGAACCTCCCTTCGCCGGACTTCCCGAGCGTCTCGTCGACGACCATCTCGCCGCCGACTTCGGAGAGCATGCAGCAGATGCAGTCGTTGAACTCGTACCAGCCGTACGAGCAGAACCAGCAGCTACCGTCGCAGATCTCCTCTTCCCAGACCGTGCCTAACCTCCCGACCCCGGTGCCGAACGGGAAGAGCGGGAAATCCTCCGGCGGGTCGTGGAAGTCGAACGAGGCCCGCAGGCCCAAGACCTACAACTGTTCAGCGTGTAATAAGTGGTTCACCAGTTCCGGACATCTCAAGCGCCACTACAACACGACCCTCCACAAGAACGCCGTGAAGCAGTCGAACCAGCCGGACCCGGCAGTTCTTCCGATCAGCGTCCATCACCATCCGCAGAAGGATCCCACGTTCGCCGCGGGTCTTCAGGGATCAGCTCcgagccccccacccccctcctccaGGTCCGCCAACGAGGAAGGTGGCTCGACGCCGGCGCCTCTTCATTCGACGAAAACCGAGTGTGAGTCACCTATACCTATCAATAATGCTAATAATTCTAGGAATGTAACTTCGCCAACTAATTACAACAATTACCCCAATTTTTTATCGAATTCCCCAAACTTGATGGCAGGCCCTTCGGAACACCAATCGGGGGGCCTGCTTTTGAGTCACCCTCACCTACCTCAAATCAATTCCCACCTGTCCCCCATGAGCCCCCATCTGCCCCCTTCCATCAATTCTCATCTGCCCCCCATCAATTCCCACCTCTCTTCAATCAGTCCGCACCAGTATCCTCCGCACCCCCCTCAGTACCATCCAACTTCCAATATCCATCTTATCCAGTCAACTTCCCCGGCGGCGGCTATGCCAACTCCGCAGTTCATGGCTTTGGCACCTTCCCAGGGTATCCCCCCCTCCGGCTCCCCCGGGGGCATGGCGATGAATTACCCAAACTTGCAGCCCCCCCACGTCTCTTCCACCCAAGCAATTACCACCAACAGCAATTTTGGTAATTCCAATTCCGAGGGAGTTCAACCCTACCAAAGCGGTGAGCACCCGAACGATGCGTATTACCCAGCTCACGGTTTCGGACATTTCCAAAATGTTGCGTTCAACCAAATTGTAGAGCCTGACTACTACAATTCTTCTCAGGGTATCGAAGACGTGGGGGGGCAGGTGAGACCTCTGTCGGCCGAGAGCAAGGCCCAGAGCCCTCATAACGAATCCTATTCTATGGAAACTTTCACCAAGATCGGTAACAGTCCCACCAGCAACGGCGTTGGCGCCGATTCGCGTTCCGACAGCGGCCTGGAAACATCTCCGAGTCCTTTGGATCCTTTGGACATAAAGAAAGAATACGCCTACCTAAGCAATTACGAAGAGAGTAAACCTGACGTAAAGAAAGAATACGCCTACCTTAGCAATTACGAGGAGAGCAAACTTGACATAAAGAAAGAATACGCTTACCCAAGCAATTATGAAGAGAGTAAACCTGAGATTATTACCGGTGATTTTGATGTAAATAgagtaaaaaaagagaataatattgGTTTTTTAATAAATACAGAGCCCCCTCAATTTTCTGATGACGTAGCCGACTCGTCGCAAAGAAAAGTAAAGCCCAAACCGCCTGTCAAAAAGAGAAACACATCGAGTAAAGATTTCGACGAGAAAAACCAGGTTTCCAGTTCTTTAGACTCCTTTCCCCGAGCTGGTGCGGATTCTCCTAAAGTAGAGAATAAAGTAATTCACAGGTGTGACGAGTGCGACAAAATTTTTAATAGGTCCTGTTATTTGACGCAGCACAACAAGTCCTTTCATTCTGGCGTCGAAAAACCCTACAAATGCTACCGGTGTGGCAAGCGTTTCGTGGCCGAGTCCTTGCACAGAGAGCATTTCAGCAAACACGGGGGGGATAAGCCTTTCAAGTGTGACATGTGCCCCAAACAGTTCAATCATAAGACCGATCTTCGCCGGCACATGTGCCTCCATTCTGGCGAAAAACCCTTTAGTTGTGACGTTTGCGGTAAGGGCTTCATCCGCAAAGATCACATGCTCAAGCACACCGAAACGCACCGACGAAAATACAAAGAACCACCCGTTTTTAGCTCCACGCCGCCGAAAATTCTCAGCTGA